One part of the Xylanimonas allomyrinae genome encodes these proteins:
- a CDS encoding PfkB family carbohydrate kinase yields the protein MDVVTRVARIPRPGETVTAESLTAFPGGKGLNQAIAARRAGAATVFVAALGADEHGETLAQVIRAEGIDDSAVRRQEGPTGTAFVTTEASGENNIVIVAGANDALRGLTDGDRALIAAADVLVCQLEVPDSVVHQAIAVARASGTRVVLNPAPVRTVPAVVLADVDVLVVNEHEAQHLGVRDLRVRCVLTTMGAAGAELDVRGSAPVRIEARPTVAVDTTGAGDTFVGVFAADVAAGAGYEAAARRAAIAASLSVESHGAVPSIPTRADVDAAMAAPCHAAPTTEKGMPL from the coding sequence ATGGATGTCGTCACCCGTGTCGCGCGCATCCCCCGACCGGGGGAGACCGTGACGGCGGAGTCGCTCACCGCCTTTCCTGGCGGAAAGGGGCTCAACCAAGCTATCGCGGCGCGTCGTGCAGGCGCCGCCACCGTCTTCGTCGCCGCGCTGGGCGCCGACGAGCACGGGGAGACCCTCGCCCAAGTGATCCGCGCCGAGGGGATTGACGACAGCGCCGTGCGCCGCCAGGAGGGTCCGACCGGGACCGCCTTCGTCACGACCGAGGCGTCGGGCGAGAACAACATCGTCATCGTGGCCGGGGCGAACGACGCCCTGCGCGGCCTGACGGACGGCGACCGGGCGCTCATCGCGGCGGCCGACGTGCTGGTCTGCCAGCTCGAGGTTCCCGACAGCGTGGTGCACCAGGCGATCGCGGTCGCCCGCGCGAGCGGAACGCGGGTGGTGCTGAACCCCGCGCCGGTGCGCACCGTGCCCGCGGTCGTCCTCGCGGACGTCGACGTGCTCGTCGTCAACGAGCACGAGGCGCAGCACCTGGGCGTCCGCGACCTGCGCGTGCGATGCGTCCTGACGACGATGGGTGCGGCAGGTGCCGAGCTGGACGTCCGGGGGTCTGCGCCGGTGCGGATCGAGGCGCGTCCGACGGTGGCTGTGGACACAACCGGCGCCGGCGACACCTTCGTCGGCGTCTTCGCCGCCGACGTCGCCGCTGGCGCCGGGTATGAGGCCGCGGCACGGCGGGCGGCGATCGCCGCATCCCTGTCCGTCGAGTCCCACGGCGCCGTGCCGTCCATCCCGACACGGGCTGACGTCGACGCCGCGATGGCCGCGCCATGCCACGCGGCGCCGACCACTGAGAAAGGAATGCCCCTGTGA
- a CDS encoding ADP-ribosylglycohydrolase family protein: MTPPLRKRIHGAVIGQAIGDALGAPTEGMTRAQIRERWGRVSGFLAADPAGTDDTEYAALTALTLLKYGTDLTSADVAREWHDALVDQATPFDGGGFSEMEAIHNLERGLRPPASGTDGHEQWSDGSAMRVAPIGAYAAGDPGLAARLAAVDAAVSHARDGIWCGQAIAAATAVAIEADGWSQVVEAAVAATPADSWSRRMLVRAVDIAQGSGSDEERLDELERRISLSHYPWADTAPEATALALGVFAVAEGGYVDSVLGGVNIGRDADTIAAMAGALAGALHGVDAIPGEWTRRLGPLRGSCVAAMAGVDLGDLADRISDAVETRRATKHA; encoded by the coding sequence GTGACGCCCCCTCTTCGCAAGCGCATCCATGGCGCCGTCATCGGCCAGGCCATCGGCGACGCCCTCGGTGCGCCCACGGAAGGCATGACGCGCGCCCAGATTCGGGAGCGTTGGGGGCGCGTCAGTGGCTTCCTCGCCGCCGACCCCGCCGGCACCGACGACACCGAGTACGCGGCCCTGACAGCGCTAACACTGCTGAAGTACGGCACCGACCTGACCAGCGCCGACGTCGCACGCGAGTGGCACGACGCACTCGTCGACCAAGCCACACCGTTCGACGGCGGAGGGTTCTCCGAGATGGAAGCCATCCATAACCTGGAGCGAGGGCTGCGGCCCCCGGCCTCGGGAACCGACGGCCATGAGCAGTGGAGCGACGGCTCGGCGATGCGCGTCGCGCCCATCGGTGCGTACGCGGCCGGCGACCCTGGGCTCGCCGCGCGCCTGGCGGCGGTCGATGCGGCGGTCAGCCACGCGCGCGATGGCATCTGGTGCGGGCAAGCGATCGCCGCAGCCACCGCGGTCGCCATCGAGGCGGACGGCTGGTCGCAGGTCGTCGAGGCGGCCGTCGCCGCGACCCCCGCGGACTCGTGGTCGCGGAGGATGCTCGTGCGTGCGGTCGACATCGCTCAGGGTTCTGGTTCCGACGAGGAGCGGCTCGACGAGCTTGAGCGCCGGATCTCCCTGTCCCACTACCCCTGGGCAGACACCGCTCCCGAGGCGACCGCACTGGCACTGGGTGTCTTCGCCGTCGCCGAGGGCGGGTACGTCGACTCGGTGCTGGGGGGAGTCAACATCGGGCGTGACGCCGACACCATTGCAGCAATGGCTGGGGCGCTCGCCGGGGCGCTCCACGGCGTCGACGCCATCCCTGGAGAGTGGACTCGCCGTCTGGGTCCGCTGCGCGGTAGCTGCGTCGCGGCGATGGCGGGTGTGGACCTGGGAGACCTGGCAGACCGGATCTCTGACGCCGTCGAGACAAGAAGGGCCACGAAGCATGCTTGA
- a CDS encoding ADP-ribosylglycohydrolase family protein: protein MTDTKALDLALSPAYRSDFFNPLLPHELLHDEVVQRRETGYDVDAFVAEANATDPTDRDAVLAIVDRMATAPRLAGWAYDEPDEIVQIEASLVAKPRAGAIPEVRLRDQIHAAWLGRIVGCNVGKPVEWGFHWTSDHIRDYLVLADAYPLRDYVPRLDPMPDGFVLTDCWPQTTRGNVDGGARDDDIDYAILALHLLETHGAALRPQDVGAAWTRLFPIEQVFTAERAAYVNLIEGLAPPQVARRRNPHREWIGAQIRGDVFGYVHAGDPWAAARLAFQDASLSHVGNGIYGEMWAAALVAAAFSASSAREAVTESIAVVPPQSRLAEALRHVLALREADVTWEEALAAVQGAYGHYSWVHTINNAAAVAVALLWSDDDFTTGVGRIVMSGWDTDSNGATVGSVLGILTGVAGLPDNLVVPLADRTRSALFGFDNSRISNLAERTTRLAIDGLS from the coding sequence GTGACTGACACCAAGGCCCTCGATCTTGCCCTCAGCCCGGCCTACAGGTCGGACTTCTTCAACCCGCTCTTGCCGCACGAGCTGTTGCACGACGAGGTCGTCCAGCGCCGTGAGACCGGCTACGACGTCGACGCGTTCGTCGCCGAGGCGAACGCGACCGACCCGACCGACCGTGACGCGGTCCTTGCGATCGTCGACCGCATGGCCACCGCCCCCCGCCTCGCAGGCTGGGCCTACGACGAGCCCGACGAGATCGTGCAGATCGAGGCGTCGCTGGTGGCCAAGCCTCGCGCCGGCGCCATCCCTGAGGTGCGACTGCGCGACCAGATCCACGCGGCCTGGCTCGGGCGGATCGTCGGCTGCAATGTGGGCAAGCCGGTCGAATGGGGGTTCCACTGGACCTCGGACCACATCCGCGACTACCTCGTCCTGGCCGACGCCTACCCGCTGCGCGACTACGTGCCCCGGCTCGACCCGATGCCCGACGGCTTCGTCCTGACCGACTGCTGGCCGCAGACCACCCGAGGCAATGTCGACGGGGGAGCGCGCGACGACGACATTGACTACGCGATCCTCGCCCTGCACCTTCTGGAGACCCACGGCGCCGCCTTGCGCCCGCAGGACGTCGGCGCCGCATGGACCCGGCTGTTCCCAATCGAGCAGGTCTTCACCGCCGAGCGCGCGGCGTACGTCAACCTCATCGAAGGGCTGGCCCCGCCGCAGGTCGCGCGGCGGCGCAACCCACACCGCGAGTGGATCGGCGCGCAGATCCGCGGCGACGTCTTCGGCTACGTCCACGCCGGCGACCCCTGGGCCGCCGCCCGGCTCGCCTTCCAGGACGCCTCGCTCTCGCACGTGGGCAACGGCATCTACGGCGAGATGTGGGCCGCCGCGCTCGTCGCGGCCGCGTTCTCGGCGTCGTCGGCGCGGGAGGCGGTGACCGAGTCCATCGCCGTCGTCCCGCCGCAGTCCCGGCTCGCCGAGGCCCTGCGCCACGTCCTGGCGTTGCGAGAGGCGGACGTCACCTGGGAGGAGGCGCTCGCCGCAGTCCAGGGGGCGTACGGGCACTACTCGTGGGTTCACACGATCAACAACGCCGCAGCGGTCGCCGTCGCGCTGCTGTGGTCCGACGACGACTTCACCACAGGGGTCGGTCGCATCGTGATGAGTGGCTGGGACACCGACTCCAACGGCGCGACCGTCGGCTCCGTCCTCGGCATCCTGACCGGCGTCGCGGGTCTGCCTGACAACCTCGTCGTCCCCCTCGCCGACCGCACCAGGTCCGCGCTCTTCGGGTTCGACAACTCGCGCATCTCCAACCTCGCCGAGCGCACCACCCGCCTGGCCATCGACGGCCTGAGCTGA
- a CDS encoding ADP-ribosylglycohydrolase family protein, translated as MASRLAVDAGARARQAPGLQVPLPFTLSAPLDRATFSATDDAEQAALAAAVLLQAIGASSGEPQIADIFEAWRSIVLPQADGLWGSVADRSAIRNAVEGLTPPATGTDNPHFYDDSSVARAVPVGIVYSGTPDQAARVARRLASVTNDGVGVDAAAAFASAIAVATSGGSTAEAVARAIAAIDGDSWLGRKLALAESILRESESLIDAIPDWNDQVANLEYNFGNIAAETLPLALIIARESASFAEAIGVANLMPKQADTMPAMVGSLLGAVAGVEAIPPAWRERVETLRGYGVPSTAGVRLLEVAKELVRVRSDRAISA; from the coding sequence GTGGCGTCGCGACTTGCTGTGGACGCAGGCGCGCGAGCTCGACAAGCACCGGGTCTCCAAGTTCCCCTGCCCTTCACGCTCTCGGCCCCGCTCGACAGGGCGACCTTCTCGGCGACCGACGATGCAGAGCAGGCCGCGCTCGCCGCCGCGGTACTGCTCCAGGCCATCGGTGCCAGCTCCGGTGAGCCGCAGATCGCCGACATCTTTGAGGCATGGCGGTCCATCGTCCTGCCACAGGCCGACGGTCTGTGGGGTTCGGTCGCCGACCGCTCCGCGATCCGCAACGCCGTCGAGGGCTTGACGCCACCGGCGACCGGAACCGACAACCCGCACTTCTACGACGACTCATCCGTCGCCAGAGCCGTGCCGGTCGGCATCGTCTACAGCGGAACGCCCGACCAGGCCGCCCGAGTCGCACGCCGGCTCGCGTCGGTCACGAACGACGGCGTCGGCGTGGACGCGGCGGCGGCCTTCGCCTCGGCCATCGCCGTCGCGACCTCCGGCGGCTCGACGGCTGAAGCGGTCGCCCGAGCCATCGCCGCGATCGACGGCGACTCCTGGCTGGGACGCAAGCTCGCGCTCGCCGAGTCGATCCTGCGAGAGAGCGAGTCGCTGATCGACGCGATCCCCGACTGGAACGACCAGGTCGCGAACCTGGAGTACAACTTCGGGAACATCGCGGCGGAGACGCTCCCGCTCGCCCTGATCATCGCGCGCGAGTCGGCTTCCTTCGCCGAGGCGATCGGTGTCGCGAACCTGATGCCCAAGCAAGCCGACACCATGCCGGCGATGGTCGGATCGCTCCTCGGCGCGGTAGCGGGTGTCGAGGCGATTCCGCCCGCCTGGCGCGAGCGGGTTGAGACTCTGCGCGGCTATGGCGTGCCGTCAACCGCCGGAGTGCGGCTGCTCGAGGTCGCCAAAGAACTGGTCCGGGTGCGCTCAGACCGGGCGATCTCGGCATAA
- a CDS encoding LacI family DNA-binding transcriptional regulator, which produces MSVATASNALSGTRPVAESTRQRVFRVAEELDYHPNLIARGLRRQETRTIALLVADIANPYYPAVARAIHDRVGSHGYVSFIGNTDGDPLTEVRVLEEMRSRSVDGVIMSTMSLSAERIRSVLGPTIPLVLLTGEPPEGPDGSPRRILADEVSTDDETGVREAVAHLLDRGRRAIGFLSGPDATVPGSNRLAHFRAAMADHGAPVVEAWVEHATGYTIDGGFAAAERLFARADRPAAVMCANDQIAIGAIEAARDADLAIPEDIAIVGFDDIPTSKLLSPRLTTVINPATLIGYACADALIRRIEHPARPFDRYALATHLVVRGSA; this is translated from the coding sequence GTGAGCGTCGCGACGGCGTCCAACGCGCTGTCGGGCACGCGCCCGGTCGCCGAGAGCACACGGCAGCGTGTCTTCCGCGTCGCGGAGGAGCTCGACTATCACCCCAACCTCATCGCACGGGGTCTGCGACGGCAGGAGACGAGGACGATCGCGCTCTTGGTCGCGGACATCGCCAACCCCTATTACCCCGCGGTCGCGCGCGCGATCCATGACCGGGTCGGCTCGCACGGCTACGTCTCGTTCATCGGCAACACGGACGGTGATCCGCTGACCGAGGTCCGTGTTCTGGAGGAGATGCGCTCGCGCAGCGTCGACGGCGTCATCATGAGCACGATGTCGCTCTCCGCCGAGCGCATCCGCAGCGTGCTGGGTCCGACGATCCCGCTCGTGTTGCTGACCGGGGAGCCGCCCGAAGGCCCCGACGGCTCCCCCCGCCGGATCCTCGCCGACGAGGTCAGCACCGATGACGAGACGGGGGTGCGCGAGGCCGTCGCCCACCTGCTCGACCGTGGGAGGCGTGCGATTGGCTTCCTGAGCGGACCGGACGCGACCGTTCCCGGTAGCAACCGGCTCGCCCACTTCCGCGCCGCGATGGCGGACCATGGCGCCCCCGTCGTTGAGGCGTGGGTCGAGCACGCCACCGGCTACACCATCGACGGCGGCTTCGCCGCCGCGGAGCGCCTGTTCGCGCGCGCCGACCGCCCTGCCGCCGTGATGTGTGCCAACGACCAGATCGCGATCGGGGCCATCGAGGCGGCGCGCGACGCAGATCTCGCCATCCCGGAAGACATCGCGATCGTCGGCTTCGACGACATCCCGACGTCCAAGCTGCTCAGCCCACGGCTCACCACCGTCATCAACCCCGCCACGCTCATCGGCTACGCCTGCGCCGACGCGCTGATCCGCCGCATCGAGCACCCGGCACGACCGTTCGACCGGTATGCGCTGGCGACTCACCTTGTCGTGCGCGGCTCAGCCTGA
- a CDS encoding ABC transporter substrate-binding protein has protein sequence MKHHIPLRPGRRASARRRRLAVGAVAALAALAPTACSNDAPAPAANLTGEPSGTLTYWFAPFTPDAQGVADWKRFNVDPFVALHPDVDLQTVQKGLNVLDRQLQVALAAGTGPDLIIAPGVTNQIAYAQAGFLHDLTPFAAENAWSDHLLPWAQEIATADGKLVTLPQSYETLVLFYNKTLFAEHGWVPPTNRQELERLAAQMTAAGVTPFAAGNSDYPAGTEWLVSALLNSVAGAEKVHDALSGTVPWTDPAFAQTIDLLKEYFDAGWFGGGVRQYFATTDPVKYAQFASGEAGMYISGTWEFVTLPEFFDQSGAEFDWAPVPPLADGVPTTFPLSVGGALSVNANTKNPLAAQTYLDWILKDSETMWAQVAATGANPMPVTIDDADIPSEVDPRFARVYTSLSEASEAGLVGYTTWTSWGAQSNQFIVDNTDKVLSDVMTTETFLQGLDAAFQEDLRRGNVPAVFSTGKPAAR, from the coding sequence ATGAAGCACCACATCCCGCTGCGCCCTGGTCGACGTGCCAGCGCCCGCCGCCGCAGGCTCGCCGTCGGTGCGGTCGCGGCCTTGGCCGCCCTCGCCCCTACCGCGTGCTCCAACGACGCCCCGGCGCCGGCAGCGAACCTGACCGGGGAGCCGAGCGGCACACTGACGTACTGGTTCGCCCCGTTCACCCCTGACGCCCAAGGAGTGGCCGACTGGAAGCGCTTCAACGTCGACCCGTTCGTCGCGCTGCACCCCGATGTCGACCTGCAGACGGTGCAGAAGGGCCTCAACGTCCTTGACCGGCAACTGCAGGTGGCGCTTGCAGCGGGCACGGGCCCTGACCTGATCATCGCGCCCGGCGTCACGAACCAGATCGCGTACGCCCAGGCCGGGTTCCTTCACGACCTCACCCCGTTCGCCGCTGAGAACGCGTGGAGTGATCATCTGCTCCCGTGGGCGCAAGAGATCGCCACCGCCGACGGCAAGCTCGTGACGCTGCCCCAGTCGTACGAGACGCTCGTGCTGTTCTACAACAAGACGCTCTTTGCCGAGCACGGCTGGGTCCCGCCGACCAACCGGCAGGAACTGGAGCGCCTGGCCGCCCAGATGACGGCGGCGGGTGTCACGCCGTTCGCCGCGGGCAACTCTGACTACCCCGCCGGGACCGAGTGGCTGGTGAGCGCGCTCCTCAACTCCGTCGCAGGCGCCGAGAAGGTGCACGACGCTCTCTCCGGGACTGTTCCGTGGACCGACCCCGCTTTCGCTCAGACCATCGACCTGCTCAAGGAGTACTTCGACGCCGGGTGGTTCGGTGGCGGCGTCCGCCAGTACTTCGCGACCACGGACCCGGTGAAGTACGCCCAGTTCGCCAGCGGTGAGGCCGGCATGTACATCTCTGGGACGTGGGAGTTCGTCACGCTGCCGGAGTTCTTCGACCAGTCCGGCGCCGAGTTCGACTGGGCGCCGGTGCCGCCCTTGGCCGATGGCGTCCCGACGACCTTCCCGCTGTCGGTCGGTGGGGCGCTTTCCGTCAACGCGAACACCAAGAACCCCCTGGCCGCCCAGACTTACCTCGACTGGATCCTCAAGGACTCCGAGACGATGTGGGCACAGGTCGCGGCGACCGGCGCCAACCCGATGCCGGTGACGATCGACGACGCCGACATCCCGTCCGAGGTCGACCCTCGCTTTGCCCGCGTGTACACCTCGCTCTCCGAGGCGAGCGAGGCCGGGCTCGTGGGCTACACCACCTGGACGTCGTGGGGCGCGCAGTCCAACCAGTTCATCGTCGACAACACCGACAAGGTGCTCAGCGACGTGATGACCACCGAGACGTTCCTCCAGGGCCTTGACGCCGCGTTCCAGGAGGACCTGCGGCGTGGCAACGTGCCCGCGGTCTTCTCGACCGGGAAACCCGCCGCGCGATGA
- a CDS encoding carbohydrate ABC transporter permease: MTAITTGPGVVAAPGRRRRRRRRADHDGGVAERAGGLRRTPISFTLLVVLALFAILPVLVLVFNAFKSDTELATNPLGFPSTWELSNLATAWSLGRLGQGLRNSAVLVAGTVVGVWVCAGMAAYSLARLNVPFKRGISTYLLVCISLPAQMFLVPLFFLWTRLGLYDNLFGLVLIYVALNTPFATLLLETFLVGIPKELDEAARLDGANEWQVATKVMLPLARPGFLTAGLVVGLAVYGELFFAVIFMASPDNWPISAAFLQFQQGFTRLYGIQNAAGLVMVLPVIGLFLFMQRRFISGLASSGVKG; encoded by the coding sequence ATGACCGCGATTACGACCGGACCCGGGGTCGTGGCGGCCCCCGGGCGTCGCCGACGTCGGCGACGCCGCGCCGATCACGACGGGGGCGTCGCCGAGCGGGCGGGCGGACTGAGGCGGACCCCGATCTCGTTCACGCTCCTGGTCGTGCTCGCGCTCTTCGCGATCCTGCCGGTGCTGGTCCTCGTCTTCAACGCGTTCAAGTCAGACACGGAGCTGGCCACCAACCCGCTGGGGTTCCCGTCCACCTGGGAACTGTCCAACCTCGCCACCGCGTGGTCGCTTGGCCGACTGGGCCAAGGCCTGCGCAACAGCGCCGTGCTGGTCGCGGGCACGGTCGTCGGGGTGTGGGTCTGCGCGGGGATGGCGGCGTACTCGTTGGCGCGTCTGAACGTGCCGTTCAAGCGTGGCATCTCGACGTACCTGCTGGTCTGCATCTCCCTACCCGCCCAGATGTTCCTCGTCCCGCTGTTCTTCCTCTGGACGCGCCTGGGCCTGTACGACAACCTGTTCGGCCTAGTCCTCATCTACGTCGCGCTCAACACGCCATTCGCGACCCTGCTTCTGGAGACCTTCCTGGTGGGGATCCCCAAGGAGCTCGACGAGGCGGCCCGCCTTGACGGCGCCAACGAGTGGCAGGTCGCCACCAAGGTCATGCTGCCGCTGGCCCGCCCGGGATTCCTCACCGCCGGCCTCGTGGTGGGGCTCGCGGTCTACGGTGAGCTCTTCTTCGCGGTGATCTTCATGGCCTCGCCGGACAACTGGCCGATCTCGGCCGCGTTCCTGCAGTTCCAGCAGGGTTTCACCAGGCTCTACGGCATCCAGAACGCCGCCGGTCTCGTCATGGTCCTGCCCGTCATCGGACTCTTCCTGTTCATGCAACGCCGCTTCATCAGCGGCCTGGCCTCCTCGGGAGTCAAGGGATGA
- a CDS encoding IS110 family transposase encodes MVGYDDIAVFIGLDVGKGEHHAVALDKAGERLFDKPLPNSEARLRALLEPLMDRGRVLLVVDQPATIGALPVAVAQAQGVTVGYLPGLTMRRVADLHPGEAKTDARDALIIAETARTMPHTLRSVDLGDEQVAELTMLCGFDDDLTGEITRVTNRIRGLLTQIHPALERAVGPHLDHPAMVDLLARWGTPAALQKAGKRQVADRLRKRAPRAGARWAETVFTALGEQTVVVAGTDAAGAVIPRLAKQLELLRAQRDDVAEQVEALVEAHPLSPVLTSMPAVGVRTAARLLTEVVGKTFPTAGHLAAYAGLAPVTWRSGSSIRGEHTSRRGNKILKRALFLSAFAALRDPRSRAYYDRKRAQGKTHTQALLALARRRCDVLFAMLRDGAFYDPPTATRPAAA; translated from the coding sequence ATCGTCGGGTACGACGACATCGCGGTCTTCATCGGCCTGGACGTCGGCAAGGGTGAGCACCACGCCGTCGCCCTCGACAAGGCCGGCGAGAGGCTGTTCGACAAGCCGTTGCCGAACTCCGAGGCGAGGCTGCGGGCGCTGCTCGAGCCGCTCATGGACCGCGGCCGGGTCCTCCTCGTGGTGGACCAGCCGGCCACGATCGGCGCGCTGCCCGTCGCGGTCGCCCAAGCCCAGGGTGTGACCGTCGGCTACCTGCCGGGCCTGACGATGAGGCGTGTGGCGGACCTGCACCCCGGAGAGGCGAAGACCGACGCCCGCGACGCGCTGATCATCGCGGAGACGGCCCGCACGATGCCGCACACTCTGCGCAGCGTCGACCTCGGCGACGAGCAGGTCGCCGAGCTGACGATGCTGTGCGGCTTCGACGACGACCTGACCGGCGAGATCACGAGAGTGACCAACCGGATCCGCGGGCTGCTCACCCAGATCCACCCCGCCCTCGAACGAGCGGTCGGCCCGCACCTGGACCACCCCGCGATGGTCGACCTCCTGGCCCGCTGGGGCACACCCGCCGCGCTCCAGAAGGCCGGCAAGAGGCAGGTCGCCGACCGTCTGCGCAAGCGCGCCCCCAGGGCTGGGGCGCGGTGGGCCGAGACGGTCTTCACCGCCCTGGGCGAGCAGACCGTCGTCGTGGCGGGCACGGACGCGGCCGGGGCCGTCATCCCCCGCCTGGCCAAGCAGCTCGAGCTGCTGCGCGCACAACGTGACGACGTCGCCGAACAGGTCGAGGCCCTCGTGGAGGCCCACCCTCTTTCCCCAGTCCTGACCTCGATGCCAGCAGTCGGAGTCAGGACAGCGGCCCGCTTGCTGACCGAGGTCGTCGGCAAGACCTTCCCCACCGCCGGGCACCTGGCCGCCTACGCCGGCCTTGCCCCCGTGACCTGGCGCTCTGGGTCATCGATCCGCGGCGAGCACACCTCCCGGCGCGGCAACAAGATCCTCAAACGCGCCCTGTTCCTCTCCGCCTTCGCCGCCCTCCGCGACCCCAGGTCCCGGGCCTACTACGACCGCAAACGCGCCCAAGGCAAGACCCACACCCAAGCCCTACTCGCCCTCGCCCGCCGACGCTGCGACGTCCTGTTCGCCATGCTCCGCGACGGCGCCTTCTACGACCCGCCCACAGCCACCCGACCCGCCGCCGCTTGA
- a CDS encoding carbohydrate ABC transporter permease: MTARSIPATAGEARSRARGRSQRRGTVVALLFLSPALAVNLLVVGGPSISNLYYAFTDWTGFGPATFTGWDNAVRLAHDQAFWNALRHNAIYMAFFLSVPICMGLFGAFALSRIRRGAALFRVLFFIPYLIASVVNAAIWKNILDPQAGLAAALNQVGVHWLDDVYFFGDTRLALGSVMFVDNWHFWGFLVVLFLAAMTNIDNARYEAARIDGANAWQEFWHVTLPGIRPTLVFALTIISLWSLLAFDYAYALTGGGPAGASDLVSLLVNRTAFGANEAGYAAFMGLTMSALGGVLLVIIGLLRRKEDQS; the protein is encoded by the coding sequence ATGACGGCACGCTCCATCCCCGCGACCGCGGGCGAGGCGCGCAGTCGCGCCCGCGGTCGGAGCCAACGGCGCGGCACCGTCGTCGCGCTCCTGTTCCTCTCTCCGGCGTTGGCGGTGAACCTTTTGGTGGTCGGCGGCCCGTCGATCTCCAACCTGTACTACGCCTTCACCGACTGGACCGGCTTCGGTCCGGCGACATTCACCGGCTGGGACAACGCGGTGCGGCTGGCCCACGACCAGGCGTTCTGGAACGCGCTGCGCCACAACGCGATCTACATGGCGTTCTTCCTCTCGGTCCCGATCTGCATGGGCCTGTTCGGCGCGTTCGCTCTGTCGCGCATTCGCCGTGGCGCGGCGCTGTTCCGCGTCCTGTTCTTCATCCCGTATCTGATCGCGAGCGTCGTCAACGCCGCGATCTGGAAGAACATTCTCGACCCGCAGGCCGGGCTGGCCGCGGCGCTCAACCAGGTCGGCGTCCACTGGCTCGACGACGTCTATTTCTTCGGTGACACGAGGCTCGCCCTCGGCAGCGTGATGTTTGTCGACAACTGGCACTTCTGGGGCTTCCTCGTCGTGCTGTTCCTCGCCGCCATGACCAATATTGACAACGCCCGCTACGAGGCGGCTCGCATTGATGGGGCCAACGCCTGGCAGGAGTTCTGGCACGTCACGCTGCCGGGCATCCGCCCGACCCTGGTCTTCGCGCTGACCATCATCTCGCTGTGGTCGCTGCTTGCGTTCGACTACGCCTACGCCCTGACCGGCGGCGGACCCGCGGGGGCCAGCGACCTCGTCTCGCTGCTGGTCAACCGGACGGCGTTCGGGGCGAACGAGGCCGGCTACGCCGCCTTCATGGGCCTGACGATGTCGGCGCTAGGCGGAGTCCTGCTCGTCATCATCGGCCTGCTACGCCGCAAGGAGGATCAGTCATGA